One Denticeps clupeoides chromosome 3, fDenClu1.1, whole genome shotgun sequence DNA window includes the following coding sequences:
- the vps37bb gene encoding VPS37B subunit of ESCRT-I b, producing the protein MTGLTDKLCCFSMTQLSELLEDDEKLSEIVREMDEMRQVQQSKEVTLASNRSLAEHNLRLQPGLDQQKNQLTKRYRCLQELHESLQMRKCMLDHCSGNSSLDTLLALLQAEGAKIEEATENIADSFLDGDLPLDTFIDNYQSKRKLAHLRRVKIDKLQEIVLKGHQVPPASPTAANGCPVTVSRGPLPATPLPSGPCYAQGALRDIPMANVTRGYVRSYSQQFPPLPQRPTPGMSPRTGYIMQ; encoded by the exons ATGACGGGACTCACCGATAAACTCTGCTGCTTCTCCATGACACAGCTGAGCGAGCTGCTGGAGGACGACGAGAAGCTCAGCGAAATTGTCAGGGAGATGGACGAG ATGCGGCAGGTCCAGCAGAGTAAGGAGGTGACCCTCGCCAGTAACCGCAGCCTGGCAGAGCACAATTTGCGACTGCAGCCTGGGCTGGACCAGCAGAAGAACCAGCTCACCAAGCGCTACAGATGTTTACAGGAGCTCCACGAGTCCCTCCAGATGCGCAAGTGCATGTTGG ATCACTGTTCAGGGAATAGCTCACTAGACACCCTTCTGGCTCTTCTGCAAGCTGAAGGAGCAAAAATAGAGGAGGCGACCGAG AACATCGCCGACTCTTTCCTGGACGGTGATTTGCCTTTGGATACTTTCATTGATAATTACCAGAGCAAGAGGAAGCTGGCTCACTTGCGGCGCGTGAAGATCGATAAACTGCAGGAGATCGTGCTGAAGGGTCACCAGGTACCACCGGCCTCACCGACCGCCGCGAACGGCTGCCCCGTGACGGTCTCAAGAGGGCCACTGCCAGCAACACCACTACCTTCGGGACCTTGTTACGCTCAGGGTGCTCTAAGGGATATCCCAATGGCCAATGTGACTCGAGGTTATGTCAGATCCTATTCACAGCAGTTCCCACCACTGCCACAGAGACCCACCCCAGGCATGTCCCCAAGAACTGGTTACATAATGCAATGA